A DNA window from Kiritimatiellia bacterium contains the following coding sequences:
- a CDS encoding (2Fe-2S)-binding protein: MAEKINLTVNGVPRTVDVEGWERLIDVLRDKLDLTGAKRGCDDASCGACTVVLNGEAVQSCITGLAKYKDGHVVTIEGLSGGVGQLHPIQQALVDAGAVQCGYCTPGIVLRLYALFSKKPDATDDEILDALEIHLCRCTGYEAIFEGARLAREYLKKAAKA, from the coding sequence ATGGCTGAAAAAATCAACCTGACCGTCAACGGCGTGCCGCGGACCGTGGACGTCGAGGGCTGGGAGCGGCTGATCGACGTGCTGCGCGACAAGCTCGACCTGACCGGCGCCAAGCGCGGCTGCGACGACGCGAGCTGCGGCGCGTGCACCGTGGTGCTCAACGGCGAGGCCGTGCAGAGCTGCATCACCGGCCTGGCCAAGTACAAGGACGGGCACGTCGTCACCATCGAGGGCCTCTCGGGCGGCGTGGGCCAGCTGCACCCGATCCAGCAGGCGCTGGTGGACGCCGGCGCGGTGCAGTGCGGCTACTGCACGCCCGGCATCGTCCTGCGGCTCTACGCGCTGTTCAGCAAGAAGCCGGACGCCACGGACGACGAGATCCTCGACGCCCTCGAGATCCATCTCTGCCGCTGCACGGGCTACGAGGCCATCTTCGAGGGCGCCCGACTGGCGCGGGAGTACCTGAAGAAAGCGGCAAAAGCTTAA
- the udp gene encoding uridine phosphorylase, with protein sequence VQYHINMKPGDIGRYVLLPGDPGRVPKIASFFDDAKEVTFNREYRTYTGTVDGIKVSCTSTGIGCPSTAIAIEELVKIGADTFIRIGTAGALQPEIKLGDLCITTASVREEGTTRQYVPLSYPAVANLDVTVALREAAKKLGYRHHCGIGHCKDAFFIEGDEGLPLAAENKNKWDAWYKSNVLSTSMEAAALFVVSSIRRVRAGEVLAIIGLTYEDKPIVAKVGIEDAIKTAIEAVKILARQDGVAK encoded by the coding sequence GTCCAGTACCACATCAACATGAAGCCCGGCGACATCGGGCGCTATGTCCTGCTGCCTGGCGACCCGGGCCGCGTGCCGAAGATCGCCTCGTTCTTCGACGACGCGAAGGAAGTCACCTTCAACCGAGAGTACCGCACGTACACGGGCACGGTCGACGGGATCAAGGTCTCGTGCACGTCGACGGGCATCGGCTGCCCCTCGACCGCGATTGCCATCGAGGAACTCGTCAAGATCGGCGCGGACACGTTCATCCGGATCGGCACCGCCGGCGCGCTGCAGCCCGAGATCAAGCTGGGCGACCTGTGCATCACCACGGCCTCCGTGCGCGAGGAAGGCACCACGCGCCAGTACGTGCCGTTGAGCTACCCCGCCGTCGCGAACTTGGACGTCACCGTCGCGCTGCGCGAGGCGGCGAAAAAGCTCGGGTACCGCCACCACTGCGGCATCGGGCACTGCAAGGACGCGTTCTTCATCGAGGGCGACGAGGGCCTGCCGCTGGCCGCCGAGAACAAGAACAAGTGGGATGCCTGGTACAAGTCCAACGTGCTGTCCACGTCGATGGAAGCGGCCGCGCTCTTCGTGGTCTCGTCCATCCGCCGCGTGCGCGCGGGCGAGGTGCTGGCGATCATCGGGCTGACCTACGAGGACAAGCCCATCGTCGCCAAGGTCGGCATCGAGGACGCGATCAAGACCGCCATCGAGGCCGTGAAGATCCTGGCCCGGCAGGACGGGGTCGCGAAGTGA
- a CDS encoding transporter: MTGRIGLAVAAVLCVFAVAASAEWERTIFAWDTRLPAQGKFQTSLWGDYYASEVGDADATTMDAALYLAYGIADHWSACVAPGFVSWDVDGGDSESGISDTALMTTYRFMEEKDSGADVAILGRVNLPTGDDDKGLGSGNVEPGFLVLASKTLGPIVAVANAGATAILDADDGEEDFILRGAVECLYPLNEQLNLNALLAAQTARADGEDDDVELGFGTRYTPVEQFFVLGAGYVCLTDAYDWGATLAAGYEF, from the coding sequence ATGACTGGCAGAATAGGATTGGCGGTGGCGGCTGTTCTGTGTGTCTTCGCCGTCGCGGCGAGCGCCGAGTGGGAGCGGACCATCTTCGCGTGGGATACGCGCCTGCCGGCCCAGGGCAAGTTCCAGACGTCCCTGTGGGGCGACTATTACGCATCCGAAGTGGGCGACGCGGACGCCACCACGATGGACGCGGCGCTGTACCTGGCGTACGGCATCGCGGACCACTGGTCGGCATGCGTCGCGCCCGGCTTCGTGAGTTGGGACGTGGACGGCGGCGATTCCGAAAGCGGGATTTCCGACACAGCCCTCATGACGACGTACCGCTTCATGGAGGAAAAAGACTCCGGCGCGGACGTGGCCATCCTCGGCCGCGTGAACCTGCCGACGGGCGACGACGACAAGGGGCTCGGCAGCGGGAACGTGGAGCCCGGGTTCCTCGTCCTGGCCTCCAAGACGCTCGGGCCGATCGTGGCCGTTGCCAACGCCGGGGCCACGGCGATCCTCGACGCGGACGACGGCGAGGAGGATTTCATCCTCCGCGGCGCCGTCGAATGCCTCTACCCGCTCAACGAGCAACTGAATCTCAACGCGCTGCTGGCCGCCCAGACCGCCCGCGCGGACGGCGAGGACGACGACGTGGAACTCGGCTTCGGCACGCGCTACACGCCGGTGGAGCAGTTCTTCGTGCTGGGCGCCGGCTACGTCTGCCTCACCGACGCGTACGACTGGGGCGCGACACTGGCCGCGGGTTACGAGTTCTAG
- a CDS encoding ethanolamine utilization protein EutN, producing MLLGKVMGRVVLCEAYKGLETVPMLWIQPLDKKGQPKGKPLVAADSTRMAGPGEFVYYEGGREAAMTLDPWFVPVDHAVVGIVDNLHLADDKEMAP from the coding sequence ATGCTGCTGGGCAAGGTCATGGGCCGCGTGGTGCTGTGCGAGGCGTACAAGGGCCTCGAGACCGTGCCCATGCTCTGGATCCAGCCGCTCGACAAGAAAGGCCAGCCGAAGGGAAAGCCCCTCGTCGCGGCGGACTCCACGCGCATGGCCGGTCCCGGCGAATTCGTCTATTACGAGGGCGGCCGCGAGGCGGCCATGACCCTGGACCCGTGGTTCGTGCCCGTGGACCACGCCGTCGTCGGCATCGTGGACAACCTGCACCTGGCGGACGACAAGGAGATGGCGCCGTGA
- a CDS encoding EutN/CcmL family microcompartment protein gives MIIGRVIGEIHATIQHPFYAGKKLMVVEKITPEGKPLEEYVVAVDSVGAGPGERVLIVDEGNSARQIVQSTTAPLRSIIVGIIDEVTLGQ, from the coding sequence GTGATCATCGGCCGCGTCATCGGCGAAATCCACGCGACCATCCAGCACCCGTTCTATGCCGGGAAAAAGCTGATGGTGGTCGAGAAGATCACGCCCGAGGGCAAGCCCCTTGAAGAGTACGTCGTCGCCGTGGACTCGGTCGGCGCCGGACCCGGCGAGCGGGTGCTGATCGTGGACGAGGGCAACAGCGCCCGGCAGATCGTCCAATCCACCACCGCCCCCCTGCGCTCCATCATCGTCGGCATCATTGACGAAGTCACGCTGGGGCAGTAG
- a CDS encoding amidohydrolase family protein has translation MAYELIIRKAQLRGKKGLVDIAIEKGVIAKIAAKIAGRAGKVIDAGGRLVTESYVNTHLHLCKVYTLALQDTKALSAYHGESMGAAMTAIELAARVKDKYDEKWIVPNVLRALAHAARNGNTHIRAFADVDSKAKLIGVKSLIKARDMFKGIVDVQVVAFPQDGVVREPGTVDLIRQAMDLGADVVGGIPWIEYTNADSQKHVDEMAKIAQAYDADLSMLVDDAGDPGLRTLEMLALKTIETGRTGRSLAHHARAMCMYPEPYFRKVAALLRKAGMGVVSDPHTGPLHARVKELLAEGNLVCLGQDDIADAYYPFGQNSMLEVAFLNVHLLWMTTFPEMETIYDMITTAPAKAINVKNFAVKEGAPAHLVVLDAPTVYEALWYHREPLHVISHGKLVNVKDLPA, from the coding sequence ATGGCATACGAGCTGATTATCCGGAAGGCGCAGTTGCGGGGGAAGAAGGGGCTGGTGGACATCGCGATCGAGAAGGGCGTGATCGCGAAGATCGCCGCGAAGATCGCGGGCCGGGCGGGCAAGGTCATCGATGCCGGCGGGCGGCTGGTGACCGAGTCTTACGTGAACACCCACCTGCACCTGTGCAAGGTTTACACGCTGGCCCTGCAGGACACCAAGGCGCTCTCCGCCTACCACGGCGAAAGCATGGGCGCGGCAATGACGGCCATCGAGCTGGCCGCGCGCGTGAAGGACAAGTATGACGAGAAGTGGATCGTCCCGAACGTCCTCCGGGCCCTCGCGCACGCCGCCCGCAACGGCAACACGCACATCCGCGCGTTCGCGGACGTGGATTCGAAGGCCAAGCTGATCGGCGTGAAGTCCCTGATCAAGGCCCGCGATATGTTCAAGGGCATCGTGGACGTCCAGGTGGTCGCCTTCCCGCAGGACGGCGTCGTCCGCGAGCCCGGCACGGTGGACCTGATCCGGCAGGCGATGGACCTCGGCGCGGACGTCGTCGGCGGCATCCCGTGGATCGAGTACACGAACGCGGACTCGCAGAAGCACGTGGACGAGATGGCCAAGATCGCCCAGGCCTACGACGCGGACCTCTCGATGCTCGTGGACGACGCGGGCGACCCGGGGCTGCGGACGCTGGAGATGCTGGCCCTCAAGACCATCGAGACCGGCCGGACCGGCCGCTCCCTGGCGCACCACGCGCGGGCGATGTGCATGTACCCCGAGCCGTACTTCCGCAAGGTCGCCGCGCTGCTCCGCAAGGCCGGCATGGGCGTCGTCAGCGACCCGCACACGGGCCCGCTCCACGCCCGGGTCAAGGAGCTGCTGGCGGAGGGCAACCTGGTGTGCCTCGGCCAGGACGACATCGCGGACGCGTACTATCCCTTCGGCCAGAACAGCATGCTCGAGGTCGCGTTCCTGAACGTGCACCTGCTGTGGATGACCACGTTCCCGGAGATGGAGACGATCTACGACATGATCACCACGGCGCCGGCGAAGGCGATCAATGTGAAGAACTTCGCGGTCAAGGAAGGCGCGCCCGCGCACCTGGTCGTGCTCGACGCCCCGACCGTATACGAGGCGCTCTGGTACCACCGCGAGCCGCTGCACGTGATCAGCCACGGCAAGCTGGTGAACGTCAAGGACCTGCCGGCCTGA
- a CDS encoding terpene cyclase/mutase family protein — MNHRTWQRVRRIISHVWGPTGSMLLHVLVVLLLFKLVVGEPPREVEEFAVTYLPVTPPPPDDPEPPDDTPWDDLPATPVDMPAQPDEPSAEPPPDFKAEDWMSRPQDPGTLAILDDVPSLLIIPKMYAGRSGDGRLNGIASYAGGGSSEPSVVKALEWLKKNQAPDGSWGPNKPAMTGLGLLTFLAHGETLSSDAYGETVGKAMRFLMTQQNEAGQFHSSDGQAAPYVHAIATYAVSEAYGMTRIPDMRPAMEKAVGVIVAGQQPGGGWDYRYAKAGRRDTSVAGWQIQALKAARIAGAETPGLAEALDRATSDLLAARDPETGRFYYTDRTSHKTDSITAIASLCLQLLGRGKSGAVDSAFRAMGAAACDWEEPGEWPMYAWYYLTQTHFHEGGMAWARWNGQFSKTLVRHQNEDGSWTSPAGARGGAGSEAHLGPVYSTTLAALSLQVYYRVLPTYKQVAAEPVTQAAKNDIGVEIL, encoded by the coding sequence ATGAACCATCGAACTTGGCAGCGTGTTCGGAGAATCATCAGCCACGTCTGGGGACCGACGGGGTCCATGCTCCTGCATGTCCTGGTCGTCCTTCTCCTGTTCAAGCTCGTCGTGGGCGAACCGCCGCGCGAGGTCGAGGAATTCGCCGTGACCTACCTGCCGGTCACGCCTCCGCCCCCGGATGATCCCGAGCCGCCCGACGATACGCCTTGGGATGATTTGCCTGCCACGCCCGTCGACATGCCCGCGCAACCTGACGAGCCTTCCGCGGAGCCACCGCCTGATTTCAAGGCCGAAGACTGGATGAGCCGGCCGCAGGACCCGGGAACCCTCGCGATCCTGGACGACGTGCCCAGCCTGCTGATCATTCCGAAGATGTATGCGGGGCGAAGCGGCGACGGCCGGCTGAACGGCATCGCCAGCTACGCGGGCGGGGGCTCCTCGGAGCCTTCCGTCGTGAAGGCGCTGGAATGGCTGAAAAAGAACCAGGCGCCGGACGGGTCCTGGGGCCCCAACAAGCCCGCGATGACCGGCCTGGGCCTGTTGACGTTCCTCGCGCACGGCGAGACGCTGTCCTCGGACGCCTACGGGGAGACCGTGGGGAAGGCGATGCGCTTCCTGATGACACAGCAGAACGAGGCCGGGCAGTTCCACAGCAGCGACGGGCAGGCCGCGCCCTACGTGCATGCCATCGCGACGTACGCGGTCAGCGAGGCGTACGGCATGACGCGTATCCCGGACATGCGCCCGGCGATGGAAAAGGCCGTCGGCGTGATTGTCGCCGGGCAGCAGCCGGGCGGCGGCTGGGATTACCGCTATGCCAAGGCGGGCCGCCGCGACACGTCGGTCGCCGGCTGGCAGATCCAGGCCCTGAAGGCCGCCCGGATCGCGGGGGCGGAGACACCGGGCCTGGCGGAAGCCCTGGATCGCGCAACGAGTGATCTTCTCGCGGCCCGCGATCCGGAGACCGGCCGGTTCTATTACACGGATCGCACCTCGCACAAGACCGACTCGATCACCGCGATCGCGTCGCTGTGCCTGCAACTGCTGGGCCGGGGAAAATCCGGCGCCGTGGATTCCGCCTTCCGGGCCATGGGGGCTGCCGCCTGCGACTGGGAGGAGCCGGGCGAGTGGCCGATGTACGCCTGGTACTACCTGACGCAAACCCACTTTCACGAGGGCGGAATGGCCTGGGCGCGGTGGAACGGTCAGTTTTCGAAGACCCTGGTACGACACCAGAACGAGGACGGGAGCTGGACCTCGCCCGCCGGCGCGCGCGGCGGCGCGGGCAGCGAGGCGCACCTGGGCCCCGTCTACAGCACGACCCTCGCCGCGCTTTCGCTGCAGGTGTACTACCGGGTGCTGCCGACGTACAAGCAGGTCGCGGCGGAGCCGGTGACGCAGGCGGCAAAAAACGATATCGGGGTGGAGATACTGTAG
- a CDS encoding purine-nucleoside phosphorylase has product MDQKILDKALAFVKSQWPAAKPKIGLICGSGWSDVVAAFKEKGSLSYGDIPGMGSPGVVGHAGKLAWTELAGVETFVFQGRRHWYEGEGWTPVALPVYLLKQMGARAVVLTNAAGGVRADLTPGTLMIIEDHINLMNANPLLGPHNPAWGPRFPDQSTVYNKELREALERAGKAVGQKLAKGVYLAGSGPLYETPAEIRAWRALGADAVGMSTVPEAQLANAAGLKVLGLSCITNLAAGVSKNPLTHEEVTATTKAAMAGMKTLIVQLWKELSLSL; this is encoded by the coding sequence ATGGACCAGAAGATACTGGATAAAGCCCTGGCATTCGTGAAGTCGCAATGGCCCGCGGCCAAGCCAAAGATCGGCCTGATCTGCGGCTCGGGGTGGAGCGACGTCGTCGCGGCGTTCAAGGAGAAGGGCTCGCTGTCATACGGCGACATCCCGGGCATGGGCTCGCCGGGCGTCGTCGGCCACGCGGGCAAGCTAGCGTGGACCGAGTTGGCCGGGGTTGAAACTTTTGTGTTCCAAGGCCGACGGCACTGGTACGAGGGCGAGGGCTGGACGCCCGTCGCGCTGCCGGTCTACCTGCTCAAGCAGATGGGCGCCCGGGCCGTGGTCCTGACCAACGCCGCGGGCGGCGTCCGGGCCGACCTGACGCCCGGAACCCTGATGATCATTGAGGACCACATCAACCTGATGAACGCCAATCCCCTGCTCGGCCCGCATAATCCCGCCTGGGGCCCGCGGTTCCCGGACCAGTCCACGGTGTACAACAAGGAACTTCGCGAGGCGCTGGAGCGCGCGGGGAAAGCCGTGGGCCAGAAATTGGCCAAGGGCGTGTACCTCGCCGGCTCGGGCCCGCTGTACGAGACCCCGGCGGAGATCCGGGCCTGGCGCGCGCTGGGCGCCGACGCGGTCGGCATGTCCACCGTGCCCGAGGCCCAGCTCGCTAACGCGGCCGGGCTTAAGGTGCTCGGCCTGTCCTGCATCACCAACCTTGCGGCCGGCGTCAGCAAGAACCCGCTGACCCACGAGGAGGTCACCGCGACGACCAAGGCCGCCATGGCGGGCATGAAGACGCTGATCGTGCAGTTGTGGAAGGAATTGAGTTTGTCGTTGTAG
- a CDS encoding thymidine phosphorylase, giving the protein MLPQWIIEKKRDGQALSEEEIRWFIEGYTVGRIPDYQMAAMAMATYCRGMTAAETAVITDAMMRSGDLVDTSSIKLPKVDKHSTGGIGDKVSLILAPLAACCGIAVPMISGRGLGITGGTLDKMESIPGYRTDLGEKEFVRVIQKCGCSIIGQTGRLAPADKKLYALRDVTGTVPSIPLITASIMSKKLAEGIDALVLDVKWGKGAFMRTIEDARALARSMVNVGKHMGKGMAALITDMNRPLGRTAGNALEVIESVQTLKNEGPADLVEVTLALSARMLLLAKKAKNEKEARTQLKKHLASGKAYEVFQEMVRLQGGDPASLEKLHKIHSASLQEPMPAPSSGTIAAVDAERVGRACVVLGAGRTKTDDKVDFAVGVSGLMQVGEKVTKGQPLVVIHANDENRLEEARKLLDGAFTIRKGSVKEPPLVYETILK; this is encoded by the coding sequence ATGTTACCCCAATGGATCATTGAGAAGAAACGCGATGGCCAGGCGCTTTCCGAGGAGGAAATCCGCTGGTTCATCGAGGGCTACACGGTCGGCCGCATCCCGGATTACCAGATGGCCGCCATGGCGATGGCCACCTACTGCCGGGGCATGACCGCCGCCGAGACCGCGGTGATCACCGACGCCATGATGCGCTCGGGCGATCTCGTGGACACCTCGTCCATCAAGCTCCCCAAGGTGGACAAGCATTCCACCGGCGGGATCGGGGACAAGGTCTCGCTGATCCTAGCGCCGCTCGCCGCCTGCTGCGGCATCGCCGTGCCCATGATCAGCGGGCGCGGCCTCGGCATCACGGGCGGCACGCTGGACAAGATGGAGTCCATCCCCGGCTACCGCACGGACCTGGGCGAGAAGGAGTTCGTCCGGGTGATCCAGAAATGCGGCTGCTCGATCATTGGTCAGACCGGGCGCCTGGCCCCGGCGGACAAGAAACTTTACGCCCTGCGCGACGTGACCGGTACCGTGCCGTCCATCCCCCTGATCACCGCGAGCATCATGTCCAAGAAGCTCGCCGAGGGCATCGACGCGCTGGTCCTGGACGTGAAGTGGGGCAAGGGCGCGTTCATGCGCACGATCGAGGACGCCCGCGCCCTGGCGCGGAGCATGGTCAACGTCGGCAAGCACATGGGGAAGGGCATGGCGGCGCTGATCACGGACATGAACCGCCCGCTCGGCCGCACCGCCGGCAACGCGCTGGAGGTCATCGAGTCCGTCCAGACCCTCAAGAACGAGGGTCCGGCGGACCTGGTCGAGGTCACCCTCGCCCTCTCGGCGCGGATGCTCCTGCTCGCAAAGAAGGCAAAGAACGAAAAAGAGGCGCGGACACAACTGAAGAAGCACCTGGCCTCCGGGAAGGCCTACGAGGTGTTCCAGGAGATGGTCCGCCTGCAGGGCGGCGATCCGGCCTCGCTCGAAAAACTGCACAAGATTCACTCCGCCAGCCTGCAGGAGCCGATGCCCGCACCCTCGTCCGGCACGATCGCGGCGGTGGACGCCGAACGCGTCGGCAGGGCCTGCGTCGTCCTCGGCGCGGGCCGGACGAAAACCGATGACAAGGTGGACTTCGCCGTGGGCGTCTCCGGCCTGATGCAGGTCGGCGAGAAGGTGACCAAGGGCCAGCCTCTCGTGGTCATCCACGCCAACGACGAGAACCGGTTGGAAGAGGCGCGCAAACTGTTGGACGGCGCGTTCACGATCCGCAAGGGCTCGGTCAAAGAGCCGCCACTCGTGTACGAAACCATCCTGAAATGA
- a CDS encoding phosphopentomutase yields MKVILIVLDSIGIGEMPDAAKYGDAGAATLPHLAKAAGGLKAPVLQSLGLGNIQALLPKGKPIDGVPPAEKPLASWGAMQEVSDGKDTVTGHWEIAGLVTIPGFSVFPPDFPSFPPELVEAFEKRTGRKIIGNKAASGTAIIDELGPEHMKTGAWIAYTSADSVFQIAAHEEIVKIPELYKACEIARELCDHYKVGRVIARPFVGKPGAFKRTENRRDFAFKPEEPTVMERLVAAGVPVYAVGKIEDIFAHRGISESNHTGNNQTSQQAVSAWTKEKKKGLIFANFIDFDMTYGHRRDAKGYAKSIEQTDQWLASYLPLLGKDDVLIITADHGNDPTYKGTDHTREFVPLLVYQPGDPARNLGIRQGFFDIAQSIAAYFGLPALPRGKSFLP; encoded by the coding sequence ATGAAAGTCATCCTCATTGTCCTCGATTCCATCGGCATCGGCGAAATGCCGGACGCGGCGAAGTACGGCGACGCCGGCGCGGCCACCCTCCCCCACCTCGCGAAGGCGGCCGGAGGCCTGAAGGCGCCGGTCCTGCAATCGCTCGGTCTCGGGAACATCCAGGCGCTGCTGCCGAAGGGCAAGCCGATCGACGGCGTGCCGCCCGCGGAGAAGCCGCTGGCATCGTGGGGCGCGATGCAGGAGGTGTCCGACGGCAAGGACACGGTCACAGGCCACTGGGAGATCGCGGGGTTGGTCACGATCCCGGGCTTCAGCGTATTCCCGCCGGACTTTCCCTCCTTCCCGCCCGAACTCGTCGAGGCGTTCGAGAAACGCACCGGCCGGAAGATCATCGGCAACAAGGCGGCCAGCGGCACGGCGATCATTGACGAACTGGGCCCGGAGCACATGAAGACCGGCGCGTGGATCGCCTACACCAGCGCGGACTCGGTCTTCCAGATCGCCGCGCACGAGGAGATCGTCAAGATCCCGGAGCTCTACAAGGCCTGCGAGATCGCCCGCGAGCTGTGCGACCACTACAAGGTCGGCCGGGTCATCGCCCGCCCGTTCGTCGGCAAGCCCGGCGCGTTCAAGCGCACGGAGAACCGGCGCGATTTCGCCTTCAAGCCCGAGGAGCCGACCGTGATGGAGCGGCTCGTAGCGGCCGGCGTGCCGGTCTATGCCGTCGGCAAGATCGAAGACATCTTCGCCCACCGAGGCATCTCGGAGTCGAACCATACGGGCAACAACCAGACCTCGCAGCAGGCCGTGTCCGCGTGGACGAAGGAGAAGAAGAAGGGCCTCATCTTCGCCAACTTCATCGACTTCGACATGACCTACGGCCACCGGCGCGACGCCAAGGGTTATGCGAAATCCATCGAGCAAACCGACCAGTGGCTCGCCTCTTACCTGCCGCTGCTCGGGAAGGACGATGTCCTGATCATCACCGCGGACCACGGCAACGACCCGACCTACAAGGGCACCGACCACACCCGCGAGTTCGTGCCGCTGTTGGTCTACCAACCCGGCGATCCCGCGCGCAATCTGGGGATCCGGCAGGGCTTCTTCGACATCGCGCAATCCATCGCCGCGTACTTCGGACTGCCCGCCCTGCCCCGGGGGAAGAGCTTCCTGCCCTGA
- a CDS encoding cytidine deaminase, with the protein MAQLPEPERRLVLEAVAARRKAYAPYSNYKVGAALLDEKGVIHSSCNVEGADYTLTTHAEMGAINAMVRSGVLRLKMMAVAVQGGIGWGMPCGLCRQKIREFAAGTDVPVLGIKLDEKEEIFEIWASTLEELLPYSFGPEHL; encoded by the coding sequence CTGGCGCAGCTTCCCGAGCCGGAGCGGCGGCTGGTCCTCGAGGCCGTCGCCGCCCGCCGGAAGGCCTACGCCCCCTACTCCAACTACAAGGTCGGCGCGGCGCTGCTGGACGAAAAGGGCGTGATCCACTCCAGTTGCAACGTCGAGGGCGCGGATTACACGCTGACCACGCACGCGGAGATGGGCGCGATCAACGCCATGGTGCGGTCCGGCGTGCTCCGCCTGAAGATGATGGCCGTCGCGGTCCAGGGCGGGATCGGCTGGGGCATGCCGTGCGGGCTGTGCCGGCAGAAGATCCGCGAATTCGCCGCCGGAACGGATGTCCCGGTGCTGGGGATCAAGCTGGACGAGAAGGAGGAGATCTTCGAGATCTGGGCCTCCACCCTCGAGGAACTGCTGCCCTACTCGTTCGGGCCGGAACACTTGTAG